The Humulus lupulus chromosome 7, drHumLupu1.1, whole genome shotgun sequence region GGAAAAATTTGATTGTTTCCATCTTTAACACAAGCTGCATACAGTGTGCCTCCACATTTCGTCTTTAAAAATGTTCCATCTACCACTATAACTGGTCTACATTGCTTCCATCCATCTAATGAAGCCCCAAAAGCAATAAACATGTATTTAAACctgtaaaatttaaataaaaaaacaaccaATTCCTAGAGATGTAAGATATGGATTGTAATCAGTAAAGCCTTTAATATAGGAAtgcaaattataaatattattaataccTGTTTTCTTCATCTTTACATACTCTTGTGATAGTTCCTGGGTTGGCCAACTGTAGCATATACAAATATGAAGGCAACAATACATAACTTTCCTCATTTGACCCTCTAACATCATCAGCTGCAAGTGTTTTTGCTCTCCAGGCTTTATTGTATGTTACACCTACCCCATGTTCATCTCTCATGTCTCTTATTATTTTCCTTGGTCGATAGGTTGATCTTGGGTCACGAAACTTCTCTTTGAAGTAACTACTGATGACTTTTGCACTTGCttgtctattttcaaaatttctgTGATTTAAGGAGCATGTGTGGTGTTTATGGTATTTGATAACTCGAAAGTAGTCTGATACTTTTGAGCTTCTTGCACGTACATACCAGCCACAATTCTCATCTATGCATTTTGCCCAAAATGCTTCTGAACATGATTTTTGAATTCTGTACTGAAAGTgtttcttgatggctattttcgcaagtgtaTGTTTTAGGTCAGTCTTATTCTTGAAAACATAATTGAGTCTTATGTCTTCAATCTCCATATTCGGCAACACATGCAGAGGTGATTGAGCTTCTTGCCCGTGTTCTGTAAATTTGTTGGATTCTTGTGTTGAGGCGCTCTTCATCTTGCTAGTGCTTGCAATATTCGTATTGGGGTCTGTGAGAGTCAAACTGTGACTTGTTGCATTGCTTGCTAAAGCAGATGGAATGCTAGCTTCTCTTGGCAAAGAAATGGTTTGATTTCTCTGTTCT contains the following coding sequences:
- the LOC133792050 gene encoding uncharacterized protein LOC133792050, giving the protein MEIEDIRLNYVFKNKTDLKHTLAKIAIKKHFQYRIQKSCSEAFWAKCIDENCGWYVRARSSKVSDYFRVIKYHKHHTCSLNHRNFENRQASAKVISSYFKEKFRDPRSTYRPRKIIRDMRDEHGVGVTYNKAWRAKTLAADDVRGSNEESYVLLPSYLYMLQLANPGTITRVCKDEENRFKYMFIAFGASLDGWKQCRPVIVVDGTFLKTKCGGTLYAACVKDGNNQIFPLAFGIGDLENDNAWICSLQD